In a genomic window of Quercus lobata isolate SW786 chromosome 4, ValleyOak3.0 Primary Assembly, whole genome shotgun sequence:
- the LOC115985098 gene encoding nuclear pore complex protein NUP62-like produces the protein MSSGVGSDHQIFPIQALKITFWSWMSWGGELEAVDGMTPLDVVVRILNNQPSSLMWIDEKAEEFSSRIQKVASQGSAAGHELMDPKFWKSLYLELCFSTAEFGEGGPMKKI, from the exons atgAGTTCTGGCGTTGGTTCCGATCATCAAATCTTCCCGATCCAAGCACTTAAGATTACGTTTTGGAGTTGGATGAgttgg GGAGGAGAACTTGAGGCAGTTGATGGGATGACACCTTTAGATGTAGTTGTCCGGATTTTAAACAATCAACCAAGTTCTTTAATGTGGATTGATGAGAAG GCTGAAGAATTTTCTTCACGTATTCAGAAAGTTGCCAGCCAAGGTTCTGCTGCAGGTCACGAACTGATGGATCCAAAGTTCTGGAAATCCTTATATCTGGAATT GTGTTTTTCAACAGCTGAGTTTGGGGAGGGAGGGCCTATGAAGAAAATCTGA
- the LOC115984290 gene encoding uncharacterized protein LOC115984290 isoform X3, whose product MDSVSLTAEEDEVIMVRSKHREKTIEEWSLSLLGRFHTTELINFRAAENHLRSVWKMEGNDLKITDVGDGLFRFKFSMENQLKWVINNGPWSFDNHILLLRRWEKGMTAFSVNFQTVPMWVQVWGLPFDLIYKEAGIDIGQGIGRVIEVDCKAIASGEARFLRVRVEVPLDKPIRGGAAVLSPEGDKVWVAFKYERLSGLCFHCGLLGHEAKACEFTKLKVWEESPYGEWLRATEDVPPQTSDSLVLAQSHRDGNPNTNNEDTREEALFFLESHNFHLDSAVSTFLDIDGAETGPQQNFSSGHGHSRTIIEEGIPEVVECRELNEEQYWDSNAICALQKTIIEEGIPEIMEVVECLELNAIPALQNYMLGKSFSASELIKWLKQKLDCFDPKLLLSQGYRWLCDAFRLPLTDLKSLVASLASDKAVWDAILRNELVREFQWTPYAGTLMWIWDGEKAKFELIKKFLSLVKGLFQQMEQKIRSSSPLSFVNLLIEAVAQALPARITMA is encoded by the exons ATGGACTCGGTTAGTTTGACAGCGGAGGAAGATGAGGTGATCATGGTTCGGTCGAAGCATCGTGAGAAAACTATAGAAGAGTGGTCCCTCAGTTTGCTAGGAAGGTTTCACACGACCGAACTCATCAACTTTAGAGCTGCGGAAAACCATCTACGCTCTGTATGGAAGATGGAGGGGAACGATCTAAAAATTACAGATGTTGGGGACGGACTGTTTCGGTTTAAATTCTCGATGGAAAACCAATTGAAGTGGGTTATTAACAACGGTCCTTGGAGTTTCGATAATCATATCCTATTACTGCGAAGGTGGGAGAAAGGAATGACGGCCTTTTCGGTTAACTTCCAAACTGTTCCGATGTGGGTGCAAGTGTGGGGACTACCCTTCGATCTGATATACAAGGAAGCAGGGATAGATATTGGACAAGGAATTGGTAGAGTCATTGAGGTAGATTGTAAAGCCATTGCGTCGGGCGAGGCAAGGTTTCTCCGGGTCAGAGTGGAGGTGCCCTTAGACAAGCCGATACGCGGGGGAGCCGCAGTACTGAGTCCGGAAGGTGATAAGGTTTGGGTGGCTTTCAAGTACGAACGGCTATCTGGTCTGTGCTTCCATTGTGGCCTCCTTGGTCATGAGGCAAAAGCATGCGAGTTCACGAAGCTGAAGGTGTGGGAGGAGAGTCCTTACGGCGAATGGCTGCGAGCGACGGAGGATGTCCCACCACAGACCAGCGACTCTCTAGTACTGGCACAATCTCACCGAGATGGAAACCCCAACACCAACAACGAAGACACCAGAGAAGAAGCACTCTTCTTCTTAGAGAGCCACAACTTCCACCTCGACTCCGCCGTCTCCACTTTTCTCGACATCGACGGTGCAGAAACAGGACCCCAGCAGAATTTTAGTTCGGGTCACGGACATTCAAGGACAATAATTGAGGAAGGAATTCCGGAGGTTGTGGAATGCAGGGAACTTAATGAGGAGCAATATTGGGATAGTAATGCAATTTGTGCCCTCCAAAA GACAATAATTGAGGAAGGAATTCCGGAGATTATGGAGGTTGTTGAATGCCTGGAACTTAACGCAATTCCTGCCCTCCAAAA TTATATGCTTGGGAAATCCTTCTCTGCGTCAGAGTTGATCAAATGGCTTAAGCAGAAATTGGATTGTTTTGATCCAAAACTATTGCTATCTCAGGGATACAGATGGCTTTGTGATGCATTTCGATTGCCGCTAACAGATCTCAAG AGTCTAGTGGCTTCTCTAGCATCTGATAAAGCTGTTTGGGATGCGATTTTGAGGAACGAGTTAGTTCGAGAGTTTCAATGGACACCCTACGCAG GTACATTGATGTGGATTTGGGATGGAGAAAAAGCAAAATTTGAGCTCATTAAGAAATTTCTGTCTCTAGTGAAGGGGCTATTTCAGCAGATGGAGCAAAAAATTAGATCATCATCACCTCTCTCTTTTGTGAACCTCCTGATTGAGGCTGTGGCTCAAGCCCTACCTGCTCGAATCACCATGGCATAA
- the LOC115984290 gene encoding uncharacterized protein LOC115984290 isoform X1 — MDSVSLTAEEDEVIMVRSKHREKTIEEWSLSLLGRFHTTELINFRAAENHLRSVWKMEGNDLKITDVGDGLFRFKFSMENQLKWVINNGPWSFDNHILLLRRWEKGMTAFSVNFQTVPMWVQVWGLPFDLIYKEAGIDIGQGIGRVIEVDCKAIASGEARFLRVRVEVPLDKPIRGGAAVLSPEGDKVWVAFKYERLSGLCFHCGLLGHEAKACEFTKLKVWEESPYGEWLRATEDVPPQTSDSLVLAQSHRDGNPNTNNEDTREEALFFLESHNFHLDSAVSTFLDIDGAETGPQQNFSSGHGHSRTIIEEGIPEVVECRELNEEQYWDSNAICALQKTIIEEGIPEIMEVVECLELNAIPALQNYMLGKSFSASELIKWLKQKLDCFDPKLLLSQGYRWLCDAFRLPLTDLKSLVASLASDKAVWDAILRNELVREFQWTPYAVNYVRTLISNEEPGLATGTLMWIWDGEKAKFELIKKFLSLVKGLFQQMEQKIRSSSPLSFVNLLIEAVAQALPARITMA; from the exons ATGGACTCGGTTAGTTTGACAGCGGAGGAAGATGAGGTGATCATGGTTCGGTCGAAGCATCGTGAGAAAACTATAGAAGAGTGGTCCCTCAGTTTGCTAGGAAGGTTTCACACGACCGAACTCATCAACTTTAGAGCTGCGGAAAACCATCTACGCTCTGTATGGAAGATGGAGGGGAACGATCTAAAAATTACAGATGTTGGGGACGGACTGTTTCGGTTTAAATTCTCGATGGAAAACCAATTGAAGTGGGTTATTAACAACGGTCCTTGGAGTTTCGATAATCATATCCTATTACTGCGAAGGTGGGAGAAAGGAATGACGGCCTTTTCGGTTAACTTCCAAACTGTTCCGATGTGGGTGCAAGTGTGGGGACTACCCTTCGATCTGATATACAAGGAAGCAGGGATAGATATTGGACAAGGAATTGGTAGAGTCATTGAGGTAGATTGTAAAGCCATTGCGTCGGGCGAGGCAAGGTTTCTCCGGGTCAGAGTGGAGGTGCCCTTAGACAAGCCGATACGCGGGGGAGCCGCAGTACTGAGTCCGGAAGGTGATAAGGTTTGGGTGGCTTTCAAGTACGAACGGCTATCTGGTCTGTGCTTCCATTGTGGCCTCCTTGGTCATGAGGCAAAAGCATGCGAGTTCACGAAGCTGAAGGTGTGGGAGGAGAGTCCTTACGGCGAATGGCTGCGAGCGACGGAGGATGTCCCACCACAGACCAGCGACTCTCTAGTACTGGCACAATCTCACCGAGATGGAAACCCCAACACCAACAACGAAGACACCAGAGAAGAAGCACTCTTCTTCTTAGAGAGCCACAACTTCCACCTCGACTCCGCCGTCTCCACTTTTCTCGACATCGACGGTGCAGAAACAGGACCCCAGCAGAATTTTAGTTCGGGTCACGGACATTCAAGGACAATAATTGAGGAAGGAATTCCGGAGGTTGTGGAATGCAGGGAACTTAATGAGGAGCAATATTGGGATAGTAATGCAATTTGTGCCCTCCAAAA GACAATAATTGAGGAAGGAATTCCGGAGATTATGGAGGTTGTTGAATGCCTGGAACTTAACGCAATTCCTGCCCTCCAAAA TTATATGCTTGGGAAATCCTTCTCTGCGTCAGAGTTGATCAAATGGCTTAAGCAGAAATTGGATTGTTTTGATCCAAAACTATTGCTATCTCAGGGATACAGATGGCTTTGTGATGCATTTCGATTGCCGCTAACAGATCTCAAG AGTCTAGTGGCTTCTCTAGCATCTGATAAAGCTGTTTGGGATGCGATTTTGAGGAACGAGTTAGTTCGAGAGTTTCAATGGACACCCTACGCAG TTAATTATGTAAGGACACTAATTTCTAATGAAGAACCAGGCTTGGCTACAGGTACATTGATGTGGATTTGGGATGGAGAAAAAGCAAAATTTGAGCTCATTAAGAAATTTCTGTCTCTAGTGAAGGGGCTATTTCAGCAGATGGAGCAAAAAATTAGATCATCATCACCTCTCTCTTTTGTGAACCTCCTGATTGAGGCTGTGGCTCAAGCCCTACCTGCTCGAATCACCATGGCATAA
- the LOC115984290 gene encoding uncharacterized protein LOC115984290 isoform X4 has product MDSVSLTAEEDEVIMVRSKHREKTIEEWSLSLLGRFHTTELINFRAAENHLRSVWKMEGNDLKITDVGDGLFRFKFSMENQLKWVINNGPWSFDNHILLLRRWEKGMTAFSVNFQTVPMWVQVWGLPFDLIYKEAGIDIGQGIGRVIEVDCKAIASGEARFLRVRVEVPLDKPIRGGAAVLSPEGDKVWVAFKYERLSGLCFHCGLLGHEAKACEFTKLKVWEESPYGEWLRATEDVPPQTSDSLVLAQSHRDGNPNTNNEDTREEALFFLESHNFHLDSAVSTFLDIDGAETGPQQNFSSGHGHSRTIIEEGIPEIMEVVECLELNAIPALQNYMLGKSFSASELIKWLKQKLDCFDPKLLLSQGYRWLCDAFRLPLTDLKSLVASLASDKAVWDAILRNELVREFQWTPYAVNYVRTLISNEEPGLATGTLMWIWDGEKAKFELIKKFLSLVKGLFQQMEQKIRSSSPLSFVNLLIEAVAQALPARITMA; this is encoded by the exons ATGGACTCGGTTAGTTTGACAGCGGAGGAAGATGAGGTGATCATGGTTCGGTCGAAGCATCGTGAGAAAACTATAGAAGAGTGGTCCCTCAGTTTGCTAGGAAGGTTTCACACGACCGAACTCATCAACTTTAGAGCTGCGGAAAACCATCTACGCTCTGTATGGAAGATGGAGGGGAACGATCTAAAAATTACAGATGTTGGGGACGGACTGTTTCGGTTTAAATTCTCGATGGAAAACCAATTGAAGTGGGTTATTAACAACGGTCCTTGGAGTTTCGATAATCATATCCTATTACTGCGAAGGTGGGAGAAAGGAATGACGGCCTTTTCGGTTAACTTCCAAACTGTTCCGATGTGGGTGCAAGTGTGGGGACTACCCTTCGATCTGATATACAAGGAAGCAGGGATAGATATTGGACAAGGAATTGGTAGAGTCATTGAGGTAGATTGTAAAGCCATTGCGTCGGGCGAGGCAAGGTTTCTCCGGGTCAGAGTGGAGGTGCCCTTAGACAAGCCGATACGCGGGGGAGCCGCAGTACTGAGTCCGGAAGGTGATAAGGTTTGGGTGGCTTTCAAGTACGAACGGCTATCTGGTCTGTGCTTCCATTGTGGCCTCCTTGGTCATGAGGCAAAAGCATGCGAGTTCACGAAGCTGAAGGTGTGGGAGGAGAGTCCTTACGGCGAATGGCTGCGAGCGACGGAGGATGTCCCACCACAGACCAGCGACTCTCTAGTACTGGCACAATCTCACCGAGATGGAAACCCCAACACCAACAACGAAGACACCAGAGAAGAAGCACTCTTCTTCTTAGAGAGCCACAACTTCCACCTCGACTCCGCCGTCTCCACTTTTCTCGACATCGACGGTGCAGAAACAGGACCCCAGCAGAATTTTAGTTCGGGTCACGGACATTCAAGGACAATAATTGAGGAAGGAATTCCGGAG ATTATGGAGGTTGTTGAATGCCTGGAACTTAACGCAATTCCTGCCCTCCAAAA TTATATGCTTGGGAAATCCTTCTCTGCGTCAGAGTTGATCAAATGGCTTAAGCAGAAATTGGATTGTTTTGATCCAAAACTATTGCTATCTCAGGGATACAGATGGCTTTGTGATGCATTTCGATTGCCGCTAACAGATCTCAAG AGTCTAGTGGCTTCTCTAGCATCTGATAAAGCTGTTTGGGATGCGATTTTGAGGAACGAGTTAGTTCGAGAGTTTCAATGGACACCCTACGCAG TTAATTATGTAAGGACACTAATTTCTAATGAAGAACCAGGCTTGGCTACAGGTACATTGATGTGGATTTGGGATGGAGAAAAAGCAAAATTTGAGCTCATTAAGAAATTTCTGTCTCTAGTGAAGGGGCTATTTCAGCAGATGGAGCAAAAAATTAGATCATCATCACCTCTCTCTTTTGTGAACCTCCTGATTGAGGCTGTGGCTCAAGCCCTACCTGCTCGAATCACCATGGCATAA
- the LOC115983404 gene encoding nuclear pore complex protein NUP62-like, producing MDAMYEQSEFIEKELEQMTEQIKSIIQTPNANQGGELEAVDGMTPLDVVVRILNNQLSYLMCVDEKAEEFSSRIQRIASQVSAADCELMGPKF from the exons ATGGATGCAAT GTATGAACAGTCTGAATTTATAGAGAAGGAATTAGAGCAGATGACAGAACAGATCAAATCAATTATTCAGACCCCAAATGCCAACCAG GGAGGAGAACTTGAGGCAGTTGATGGGATGACACCTTTAGATGTAGTTGTCCGGATTTTAAACAATCAACTAAGTTATTTAATGTGTGTTGATGAGAAG GCCGAAGAATTTTCTTCTCGTATTCAGAGGATTGCTAGCCAAGTTTCTGCTGCAGATTGCGAACTGATGGGTCCAAAGTTCTGA
- the LOC115984290 gene encoding uncharacterized protein LOC115984290 isoform X2 translates to MDSVSLTAEEDEVIMVRSKHREKTIEEWSLSLLGRFHTTELINFRAAENHLRSVWKMEGNDLKITDVGDGLFRFKFSMENQLKWVINNGPWSFDNHILLLRRWEKGMTAFSVNFQTVPMWVQVWGLPFDLIYKEAGIDIGQGIGRVIEVDCKAIASGEARFLRVRVEVPLDKPIRGGAAVLSPEGDKVWVAFKYERLSGLCFHCGLLGHEAKACEFTKLKVWEESPYGEWLRATEDVPPQTSDSLVLAQSHRDGNPNTNNEDTREEALFFLESHNFHLDSAVSTFLDIDGAETGPQQNFSSGHGHSRTIIEEGIPEVVECRELNEEQYWDSNAICALQKTIIEEGIPEIMEVVECLELNAIPALQNYMLGKSFSASELIKWLKQKLDCFDPKLLLSQGYRWLCDAFRLPLTDLKSLVASLASDKAVWDAILRNELVREFQWTPYAGLATGTLMWIWDGEKAKFELIKKFLSLVKGLFQQMEQKIRSSSPLSFVNLLIEAVAQALPARITMA, encoded by the exons ATGGACTCGGTTAGTTTGACAGCGGAGGAAGATGAGGTGATCATGGTTCGGTCGAAGCATCGTGAGAAAACTATAGAAGAGTGGTCCCTCAGTTTGCTAGGAAGGTTTCACACGACCGAACTCATCAACTTTAGAGCTGCGGAAAACCATCTACGCTCTGTATGGAAGATGGAGGGGAACGATCTAAAAATTACAGATGTTGGGGACGGACTGTTTCGGTTTAAATTCTCGATGGAAAACCAATTGAAGTGGGTTATTAACAACGGTCCTTGGAGTTTCGATAATCATATCCTATTACTGCGAAGGTGGGAGAAAGGAATGACGGCCTTTTCGGTTAACTTCCAAACTGTTCCGATGTGGGTGCAAGTGTGGGGACTACCCTTCGATCTGATATACAAGGAAGCAGGGATAGATATTGGACAAGGAATTGGTAGAGTCATTGAGGTAGATTGTAAAGCCATTGCGTCGGGCGAGGCAAGGTTTCTCCGGGTCAGAGTGGAGGTGCCCTTAGACAAGCCGATACGCGGGGGAGCCGCAGTACTGAGTCCGGAAGGTGATAAGGTTTGGGTGGCTTTCAAGTACGAACGGCTATCTGGTCTGTGCTTCCATTGTGGCCTCCTTGGTCATGAGGCAAAAGCATGCGAGTTCACGAAGCTGAAGGTGTGGGAGGAGAGTCCTTACGGCGAATGGCTGCGAGCGACGGAGGATGTCCCACCACAGACCAGCGACTCTCTAGTACTGGCACAATCTCACCGAGATGGAAACCCCAACACCAACAACGAAGACACCAGAGAAGAAGCACTCTTCTTCTTAGAGAGCCACAACTTCCACCTCGACTCCGCCGTCTCCACTTTTCTCGACATCGACGGTGCAGAAACAGGACCCCAGCAGAATTTTAGTTCGGGTCACGGACATTCAAGGACAATAATTGAGGAAGGAATTCCGGAGGTTGTGGAATGCAGGGAACTTAATGAGGAGCAATATTGGGATAGTAATGCAATTTGTGCCCTCCAAAA GACAATAATTGAGGAAGGAATTCCGGAGATTATGGAGGTTGTTGAATGCCTGGAACTTAACGCAATTCCTGCCCTCCAAAA TTATATGCTTGGGAAATCCTTCTCTGCGTCAGAGTTGATCAAATGGCTTAAGCAGAAATTGGATTGTTTTGATCCAAAACTATTGCTATCTCAGGGATACAGATGGCTTTGTGATGCATTTCGATTGCCGCTAACAGATCTCAAG AGTCTAGTGGCTTCTCTAGCATCTGATAAAGCTGTTTGGGATGCGATTTTGAGGAACGAGTTAGTTCGAGAGTTTCAATGGACACCCTACGCAG GCTTGGCTACAGGTACATTGATGTGGATTTGGGATGGAGAAAAAGCAAAATTTGAGCTCATTAAGAAATTTCTGTCTCTAGTGAAGGGGCTATTTCAGCAGATGGAGCAAAAAATTAGATCATCATCACCTCTCTCTTTTGTGAACCTCCTGATTGAGGCTGTGGCTCAAGCCCTACCTGCTCGAATCACCATGGCATAA